The region AACGCAACGGCCCCGTCAGTGTGCATGTGCATCGACGGTGAAAATTGAGTTGGAAATGAATGTTCGATACGAAACACGGGTGGTAACGGGCGTCCTCCGTCCGCTAGTTAAGTAGTTTCACATTCATTTGCGTTCAATTATCAGTAGGGCTTTGCAGGAGGTTCGCGCGGGCGCCGAGTCAAACAGTTCATCAATTCACCGCAAGCGTAATTGTTGTGCGCAtcggaaacaaaaaacaataacagaaTTAATAATGGCGAATAAGCGATTTCAACAAACTTTACCCTTTCagattcaaattaaattgtttACAGTTGGATGCGTAcaagtaaaataaaatgtgtataatggttttttatttttgttattttttttggcagaaaagGCTTGatgcacagaaaaaaaaatcgtgtaCTTTGTAGCAGTATCTGAGAACCAAACACACGAGGCACCTTTTGCGTTGCTAACCGTCAATCACGTAGGCATCACAGCGCATAAAGATGCCGGTGCCAGGCCGGTCTGATGTATTTATTTGGTATACACGCGTTCCATCCCACTTGTAGCAAGGTTCTATGGACTTCCAAAAGATGATATTTCATGATACTAATCCTGCGCCACTCACAACGaccaccaacccaccctcAGTGCGACCATCGTCATAAGGTGCTCTCACACCTCAAGAGGCTCCGGCTAATCTGGGGTCACACTTAGGAGAGAAGGCTGGCACTtggcacaccacacacagctCCATCCCTCCTTTACGTCACACACAACATAAAAGATTCTACatttcacctgctgctgctcctgaagatggtggtggtgttactGATATTACCAGATTGGAGTTTAGACAGGCAGCACCagcgggacgacgacgacgacgacgacgaagacgacgaagacgacgcaACTTGTTTGCTATTGAGCGAATGGTTAGCATGGTACGTTTAGCCGCTTAGCACACCATATGCCACCCGGGCTGCTTCAAGCATCATTCCACCCTCCTGGACATAACGTCGGGCAGACCGAGATGAAGATGCTCCATCGGAGAATGAATCAGTGACGAGCTGGGTGGCCGGCAGACAGGTCACAGCTAGCAACGATGCCTCTTTCGATGAAGATGGTACGTGAACTGAACAGTACTGAATCCTCCTTGGGaggtttttttccatttcattcttcaGAAACGAGTCTTCACGTGAGCCCCACTGCCTTGGCCTGTCGATGCTCAAGGGGAGAATTCTTTTTGTGAAAGAAATACAATTACTCAATGTCTGAGTGGTTGGGTGGACAAGGACCTGCCCTGATCAATGTGAAATATGATAAAAAACGGATTTTGAATATCAATGAATGGGGATCTCGCTTTCAATACGCAGATCATAGCTGCCTTAGAAACACTTCAGTTACTGCTGGGGCTTTCAAAGAGGAATTTTAAACGATGTAATCGATACAATGATGTCCCCATAAACGTCCTGACCAtaacataaatcaattaagGCATCGCACAAACATACAGCGCAGGAAAATGGCATCGGGATGCCTCACTGGCAGACCAACATCACTGGACCATGGAGGCAGGGCCTGgctttaatctttttttttgctccagtACCGGCAtgcaatcgatatcaattaAAAGCCGCAAAACTCGCAAAGGGAAAAATGGTTAGCAGAACAGATAATGAAGTCCTAGATTGAGCGCGACGCGAAGGCATCGATAATGATTTTCCGTTACAACGAAATCAGACACGGTGGAATCAGACGGTTGATCATCGAAAGTTGAATCAATATTTATACACGTGCAGTGCCCGTTTTGTATGTGCTCTAGTGAGTCAGATAACAGTTCATAGCGCTAGTTAATCAGCACGGGATTTGATGATTGATCGTAATATCAAAGCAAATTGCGGCAAAACAACTACTCCATCGAAATCAGGCTTCACAAGTACCTCCTTTCtaattttgaataaatatatAACGCGGACGGTTGCGTCAAATAGTAAACTGAGCCACAAACTACGCGAAAAGCAAGATAAAAATCCTTatccaaccaaaacaaaccatctcGAACCAAACTACGAATTTGCTGGTGGCTTTGAGAAGTTTTTCGGATTTCTGCCAATGGAAGCAATTCacccttccccaaaaaaggcttTTTCTGAAAATTAGCTTAGACATCGTTCTTTATTTATATACTTTTCAATAACAATCGTAGTTTGATTGTTTAGTATTCACTACGATTAGTACAATCAGAGTTTTAAAACTCGTgaatcatcatcctgctgAAGCTCATTCCTCGCCAATCGTTTTTCAAATGATaccaaaacattgatttcGTATCGGTGGTATTGTTGTACTGTCCGTTCAAATTCGAATAGCTATACACATGCCACCAGGGGCCTTCATAAGTAACAGCATAATGTTCAACGGAACTCTCATCATTATCCTGATCCTTCGTCGAGAACATTTTTCCCTTGTGATCTTTCAGCGAGTCTCCTGCAGTGCCAATATACGATCCCACTTGTTTGAGGATGTATTTCTCACTCTCACTGCCTATTTCAAATGAACTGTAGTACGCATTCCCTGAATTACCATTAAAGTCCTTAACCTCCACCATCAACTCATGGCTCCGAGCGGTCGTCAGTTGGTGAATGTGCTCCAGCCCGAGCCAGAATTCACTATCCAACTCACCAAAGCCGTCTCGGTAGTCGGCCCAGTTTCGATAAAAATCAACCGAGCCGTTAAACCGATGTTGCACTACAATCCATCCGCCCCCATACGATTCCATCTCGCAATAGACTTTAAACGGCGCACTATCGTTGTTTATGCGGATAAGGTACACTCCCGAAATGTTTGCTGGCGCATCCTTGCACGATGCATAAATTGGTGGCTCGGTCACTGTTGGTTGCGTTGTAGTCGTTGTCCGaggtgttgttgatgttgttggcgAGGAGACACCAGCCGGAATTCGCGATTTAAAAGAGAGCAACGTCTGTTCCAGGGTTTTATATGACGAATGGTTCTGCTTCGGGATGTGATCGAACAGTCGCTCACGCAGCCGATCATGGTTCGCGCAAGACTTCTGTTGATCAAGGATGACCAGCGAACGATCCTGAAGAACACTCATGTTACGCCCAACGTCTTCCCCGAGCCGGTGGAGAGCCCATAAGAAGTCAACGAATGTCATTTCGTTGGTCGCCCGGTTACGCTCCACCTCCTCGCGGTGCTCAGCCATCTCAACTTGCAGATCCAACAACTTACGGTCCACGTCATCCAATCTGCCCAGCAGCATCTCCAGCACTTGTCCCAAAACTTCTTTGGCCGTCGATGTTTCCAGAATGGCGTCGGTGTTTACAGGGCATTTGCTAGTTGTCCCGGCGTAGCAAGTAACACAAACCAACAGAAAACCAGTGGTCAGCCTCATTTTCACTGAAGCTCTCTATGCTAACTCTAACAACACGAGTCAAGTTCAAGTCGAATCGAAACTGTGAtgcaatgatttatgaaatggCCTTTTATATTCAATCAAGGCCCTTTTCTTCACACAGTACGGCGTGAGAAAATTTCGATAAGAAGTTTGTAGGCAGATGTTGTTTCCGCTGCCATCGAGCTATCGGCGAAACAAGattgcttcttttgttttgcggTGTGTCCGTTTGATAGCGAATAGCAATGCGTTGCTTCCTTTCTATTAAGGCCGTTTGCGACTTCTTGCAACATATCTTCTGGGGTGAAGGCATTTTGATGATAAGCGAGTGATGCAGCATCGTTCGTCTAATGCTTTGCAATGGGCATCACGGTTTCGCTTCGCAAATAACTCGACCAAGTCTTATACTAGCCAGCCAAGATATCTGGCGTGCTCCGGCCTTTTGACATCGGCTTGTCCAGTCGTGGTGACTGAACAGAGAAGTTCTCAGGGACAGCATTCCGCACGACCAGTATCGCCAGCTTCCGCTTGCTGTAGGTCACTGCATGGATGATAAGCACCACAGTGCATTCACCCTTGCGCAGTTTGGGGGAACTGTTGCGAATTTGgataaacataatttaattcaTCGAGTGCTTTACGCGAGAGCGGctgttggatggatggatgctgcgcGAATCGTCATCGAAGCTAAAAACTCGCCTTTGGAGGATGTGATCACGATACGTGAGAAGGAACTCCCGAACGTGGACGCTTTATTCGAATCAAACGAACTAGTTGATCGAAGGTGTGCGAACGAAGTACAAACCATCAAGAAGAAACGTTGGTGATCGTCATTATCAACCGTACGCTCGAAGAGGAACCGACCGTTGGGACCAGAAAGGTGTGCTCTAGATGATAGATTGACGTCTACGATACACGATTACTGTGATCCACTATTCTGCAGTATCAGTCTGAGTTGTTGTAAGTGTAACGTGATTGTGACTCAAACTCCATTTCCAGAGGCGAATGTGTCCGTATGCTGTCGATGGTCAGCTAGAATAGTATTCGGGAACATCCTTTGTGGTGATCACGAAATGCTATGTTGCGATTAATCGTTAATTTTCCACATTGTGCTCTCGATGTCCAGGTGGAGTACAGTGAAGGCGCAACGCAACTCGATCCTTTTGACGATGCACATAAGACTTAGAGGGCCGTTGGTCTCATCTTTATCATTCCACCATCTGATTCGTGACGATATCATTTCTATACGTTCACTGCTATTGGAATATCCTATATTcagcaccttttttttattgataacTTACGGGTGGAGCCGTATTTATATCCATCATCTTCATATGGGTTTGaagcacagcaccaacatAATGTTGCAAATGGTTTTTCACAGGggcaggggtctcaaactctaTTAACATGCAGGCCGCAGAGGAAAGTGTTAGCCATCAAACCGCAGTTTACACCGTGttcaatatattctcatacaaaaAAGTGTGCAGCACTTTGGACGATTTTGGTATGTTCACAGCACCTAGATCAAGATTCAATATTTTCATGtcaaattgtagtgtttacttAACACTGTGACAGTTGGATTGGTCTGTTTTCGGTTTGGTCGTCAGAGAAGTAAAAGCAATTCTAAATGATGTGGCTCCAttgccgaaacccgatgatggaggcgccaggtaaccggtaaaattgctttctttcaggggttttgtaaaacaaaaagttcgtgaatgttgaaatgctgAAAAAATGTTCCTTCATCGTCAATCTTCAATttcaacatatgcatagaataaaattacctAGAACAAAGTAGTAATGACCAAATTTAACATACTTATACACCGTGAACGAGGCCACTGCCCACACAATATAATTTGCCGGGCCACAAGTGGCCCACTGAATGGGAATTTGAGTCCCCTGTTCTAAGGCTTTACGTTGCAGTTTTTGTGCGACTACTTTACAGCCGATCACCACAATCCGTTTCACACACTACCCTCCGGAGTAATCACCGAGACGATCACCAGACTCTCGATTGTTGTTCGGGATGAGACCCTTTTCCAAGGGAAAGGACCCCCCCTTCAAACCATCCATCGTCGTCAGGGCCAGAATCCCATAATTTTCACCCAATTTCACACCAACCATTCAACGGCCGATATTCAAATCCCGTGCCGCCTTTGAAGTAACACCCCTCCGGGACCACCGGGGTGCCGTTGGCTGCGCGATAAATAAAGCGGACATCATCGCGGACGTGGAGTATGGTTTTTCTGCTCGAGGCGCtacattttccatccatccatctgacGGAAGGACAGGCGGACGGGGTCCGGAGATGTGAACGCGATAGAAATGAAAAGCTTTCAACAGCAAAaagcatgatgatggcaagCAACCCAACAGCCACCTTGCCTTCGGATCCAAGGAGGACACGcacgcctctctctctctctctctctctctccctctctctctctctctctttctctctctctgtctttccgGTCCCTCAGCACAAAGCACGTGCAATCCTACAGAAGCCACTACACAGGCTTTAAAACAACcaaccttcctcctccttctcctccttcccctccgACACCTCTGTCCCCGACAGCCCAAAACAAGACAAGGGTGTTGAGACCTGCCAGGGATACACCAGCGGCTGGAGGGTCGTTTAAAATAATAAGTAtgggaaggaaataaaatttacatttcgttACGGCTCTCTAACAAAATGGCGGCCCTGCTGCCTACCGGTGGGGCCACGGGACCGATCGCTTACTATCTGGTGGtgggctggtctggtctggaagTCCCTTCGGTGTCTTCGGAGTGCCTGTAGGGCACAGACCACTGCCAACGTCAATACGGCATCGTCGATTGGCATTAGCATACCGCGGCATACGCCAGTTCCGGACTGATATTACTCGAAACTCAACCTCTCTCTTTATCTACCTCGCTTACTCGcgggaaaacgaacgaaaatggCGAAATCTCAAAGGCGAAAACATCAAAGAAATCTCAAATCGACAAAGGTAAATGACAGCGAAAACGATACACAGACGTTGCGCCCTCaaatctctctcgctctgcgtCCTTTAATACGCACCACACAATTGTGTACTTTGCAACATTGTGCCCTCTTCTACATCGATAAAGCAAAGCACGGGATTCCCCCTCGGTAAAGCAGtaagagaacgaacgaaccatgAAAACGCGGAAATCATTGTCCTTTAATTGTTCTCCATAGAGCCACTGGCGCCTATCGGTAGGTAATTCGTTCCCTCTGACACACGCCAAATCCTGGCCAAAAAGTGCCTCCAGGAAAGGCCTCTCGAAAAACAAACGGCTTTTACGTGGCCTCTCCTCGTCGGTATCGAATTGAAGgatgaagtgaagtgaatcAGATCAAACAAAAGCGGGATTTCTTTTCGTTGATGGCCCACTGGCGACGATCGCCAGTGGTAGCCGAGTGAACGGAACCATGACCGTGATCCAGACCGTGCCAGAGAAATGGTCAAAAACGCATTAACGCCCCTCATCAGACACACCAGACAGGCAGCCAGAGAGGAAGTGAGGAACTAGGGAGCATGCCACGGGGAATGTGAAAGAGAGATATtacctttttggggcggtGCGGAGGAGGTCTCTGAGTGACAGCATAAATATTCATGAGCATACAAATTACCGACCGGTGCCGGTTACTGTGTAATGGCTGTGTGTGCACGATAAACTTGAGCAtcaaccaccccaaaaatggcGCACTCCGGCACAATCATTGTTCACCTGGCGATCGTTCCCTTACCTGGACCGTGCGTGGATGCGTGGGGCCACTATCCacttctatgctgctgctgctgctgctgctgctgctatttctGCTACAGTAAACGGTTCTCGGTGGGTGAGAAGAGTGAAGCGATGTTCGGTTAATCCATGGCCACGAAAGCTTTCGACGGTAGTTTGCCAGCCACTTCTAATCACATTTCTCTCCCCATCGCGCAGCGCATTCGGTACGACGCTACACTACGCTGGGACCGCTGGTCTCGTCACATCAAACAAGCACTGTTACACTAGCACggtcacacacatacagacgcaAACACTGCAACACTAATGGGCAACCGTAGAGGAGCAGATAAGTAGACGAGTTACACTTATTTACGCCGTGGTTTTCATTGGATGGTTTGCGCTGCCATGATGACGCGGCTTGCCTCAAGCGTAGCCACACAGAAGCACACCAACTAGGGGGCACA is a window of Anopheles aquasalis chromosome 2, idAnoAquaMG_Q_19, whole genome shotgun sequence DNA encoding:
- the LOC126575898 gene encoding tenascin-R-like encodes the protein MRLTTGFLLVCVTCYAGTTSKCPVNTDAILETSTAKEVLGQVLEMLLGRLDDVDRKLLDLQVEMAEHREEVERNRATNEMTFVDFLWALHRLGEDVGRNMSVLQDRSLVILDQQKSCANHDRLRERLFDHIPKQNHSSYKTLEQTLLSFKSRIPAGVSSPTTSTTPRTTTTTQPTVTEPPIYASCKDAPANISGVYLIRINNDSAPFKVYCEMESYGGGWIVVQHRFNGSVDFYRNWADYRDGFGELDSEFWLGLEHIHQLTTARSHELMVEVKDFNGNSGNAYYSSFEIGSESEKYILKQVGSYIGTAGDSLKDHKGKMFSTKDQDNDESSVEHYAVTYEGPWWHVYSYSNLNGQYNNTTDTKSMFWYHLKNDWRGMSFSRMMIHEF